In one Pyxidicoccus xibeiensis genomic region, the following are encoded:
- a CDS encoding tetratricopeptide repeat protein: protein MHRSLIVLGCVLALGCASTPKPGAARPVEEAKAPAVTPPSSRKSPAYLTPAQILKRLEESKVSYRVEGKDSPPGGWAEQLWPQRMEAVEFPRVVVQGGERVIQPWPEDAKAQALLQEAEPLFQAKRYAEAAKLYTRATEVCPDCYRAWIFRGDAAYFADDAATALTHYQKAIAINPEDHRTWFFQGNALAKLGRYDEALDSWAWCLVLSPRYPVIRQFFRTNAHLGLVIREDTIVPRGFAERMGEDVSIQFDPDHDPAWFAFANCKALWIGEPSHRLEMTGTTDEHFTSTEELECLGSALVVHEGRKAEGKMEASDPTLDRLFVIAQDGMLLEAVLFEVGSRVHPQVVLTMDDAVRQRLKTYVLKHVLVPAGASGRHDL, encoded by the coding sequence GTGCACCGCTCACTCATCGTCCTCGGCTGTGTGCTCGCGCTCGGCTGCGCGTCCACGCCGAAGCCCGGAGCCGCCCGTCCGGTGGAGGAGGCGAAGGCCCCCGCCGTCACTCCACCGTCCTCGCGCAAGTCGCCCGCGTACCTCACGCCCGCGCAAATCCTGAAGCGCCTGGAGGAGTCGAAGGTGTCCTACCGCGTGGAGGGCAAGGACTCTCCGCCGGGAGGCTGGGCGGAGCAGCTGTGGCCCCAGCGCATGGAGGCGGTGGAGTTCCCCCGCGTGGTGGTGCAGGGCGGCGAGCGCGTCATCCAGCCCTGGCCGGAGGACGCGAAGGCGCAGGCGCTGCTCCAGGAGGCCGAGCCCCTCTTCCAGGCGAAGCGCTACGCGGAAGCCGCCAAGCTCTACACGCGCGCCACCGAGGTGTGCCCGGACTGCTACAGGGCCTGGATCTTCCGCGGGGACGCGGCCTACTTCGCCGACGACGCGGCCACCGCGCTGACGCACTACCAGAAGGCCATCGCCATCAACCCGGAGGACCACCGCACCTGGTTCTTCCAGGGCAACGCGCTCGCGAAGCTGGGGCGCTACGACGAGGCGCTGGACTCGTGGGCGTGGTGCCTGGTGCTCAGCCCTCGCTATCCCGTCATCCGCCAGTTCTTCCGCACCAACGCGCACCTGGGGCTCGTCATCCGCGAGGACACCATCGTCCCCCGTGGCTTCGCCGAGCGCATGGGCGAGGACGTCTCCATCCAGTTCGACCCCGACCACGACCCCGCGTGGTTCGCCTTCGCCAACTGCAAGGCCTTGTGGATTGGCGAGCCGTCACACCGCCTGGAGATGACGGGCACCACCGACGAGCACTTCACCTCCACCGAGGAGCTGGAGTGCCTGGGCTCCGCGCTCGTCGTCCACGAGGGCCGCAAGGCGGAGGGGAAGATGGAGGCGTCGGACCCGACGCTGGACCGGCTGTTCGTCATCGCCCAGGACGGCATGCTGCTGGAGGCGGTGCTCTTCGAGGTGGGCTCCCGCGTGCATCCCCAGGTCGTCCTCACGATGGATGACGCCGTCCGCCAGCGACTCAAGACGTACGTGCTCAAGCACGTCCTGGTGCCGGCGGGAGCGTCGGGCCGCCACGACCTCTAG